The following proteins are encoded in a genomic region of Candidatus Nitrospira nitrificans:
- the thrC gene encoding threonine synthase, with translation MNKMKALVCRECGKEYPTKAIHVCEMCFGPLEVKYNYDEIKKTISRKKIEDGPHSMWRYLDLLPVEGTNFVGPHAGFTPLVRAKNLGAYLGLDELYIKNDTVNHPTLSFKDRVVAVALTRARELGFETVACASTGNLANSVAAHAASANLHCYVFIPGDLEAAKVLGNLIYKPHVVEIEGNYDDVNRLCSEIAGEHGWAFVNINIRPYYAEGSKTLAFETVEQLGWKTPDQVVIPMASGSLLTKIWKGLHEMKALGLIDHVRTKINGAQAEGCSPISTAFKAGRDFFKPVKPQTIAKSLAIGNPADGYYALKATAESHGAMDMVTDEEVVEGIQLLAQTEGIFAETAGGVTIGVLKKLVKQGVIKQDEVTVAYVTGNGLKTQEAVIDSVGRPVRIQPSLVDFEKTFKMGKNGGGA, from the coding sequence ATGAACAAAATGAAAGCGCTGGTATGCCGCGAGTGCGGCAAGGAATATCCGACGAAGGCGATCCACGTCTGCGAAATGTGCTTCGGTCCCCTTGAGGTGAAGTACAACTACGACGAGATCAAGAAGACTATTTCTCGTAAGAAAATCGAGGATGGACCGCACAGCATGTGGCGCTATCTTGACCTGCTGCCGGTCGAAGGCACGAACTTCGTGGGGCCGCATGCCGGGTTCACCCCGCTCGTACGGGCGAAGAACCTTGGCGCCTATCTTGGCCTCGACGAGCTCTACATCAAGAACGACACGGTGAATCACCCCACCCTCTCCTTCAAAGATCGCGTCGTCGCCGTGGCGCTCACGCGCGCGCGCGAGCTCGGCTTCGAAACGGTGGCCTGCGCGTCGACCGGCAACCTGGCGAATTCCGTCGCCGCGCACGCGGCATCCGCCAATCTCCACTGCTACGTCTTCATCCCCGGCGACCTTGAGGCCGCAAAGGTGCTCGGCAATCTGATCTATAAACCGCACGTGGTCGAGATTGAAGGTAATTACGACGACGTCAACCGTCTCTGCAGCGAGATTGCCGGTGAACATGGCTGGGCGTTCGTGAACATCAACATCCGTCCCTACTATGCGGAAGGCTCCAAGACCCTTGCCTTCGAGACCGTGGAGCAACTGGGATGGAAAACTCCGGATCAAGTCGTCATTCCCATGGCGTCGGGCTCGCTCTTGACGAAGATTTGGAAGGGCCTGCATGAGATGAAGGCCTTGGGCCTGATCGACCACGTTCGTACGAAGATCAACGGCGCCCAAGCGGAAGGCTGCTCACCGATTTCGACCGCATTCAAGGCGGGACGCGACTTCTTCAAGCCGGTGAAACCACAGACGATTGCCAAGTCGCTGGCCATCGGCAACCCTGCCGATGGGTACTATGCGCTCAAGGCGACCGCCGAGAGTCATGGCGCCATGGATATGGTGACGGATGAAGAAGTGGTGGAAGGCATCCAGCTGCTGGCCCAAACCGAGGGCATCTTCGCGGAAACAGCCGGCGGCGTCACGATCGGCGTGCTCAAGAAACTCGTCAAGCAAGGGGTGATTAAACAAGATGAGGTTACAGTGGCCTATGTGACCGGCAACGGCCTAAAGACCCAGGAAGCGGTGATCGATTCCGTCGGTCGCCCAGTCCGCATTCAGCCCAGCCTGGTGGACTTCGAAAAGACGTTTAAGATGGGAAAGAACGGTGGTGGCGCATGA
- a CDS encoding MoaD/ThiS family protein — MITVRIPTPLRPLTKGQGEVETKADSVVAMIDALNSAYPGIKDRLCDETGELRRFVNMYVNEEDIRFLKGKETSLKDGDEVSIVPAIAGG, encoded by the coding sequence ATGATTACAGTTCGCATTCCGACTCCACTTCGCCCCCTGACCAAAGGTCAGGGCGAGGTCGAGACCAAAGCCGACAGCGTGGTGGCGATGATCGACGCGTTGAACAGCGCCTATCCCGGCATCAAAGACCGCCTGTGCGATGAAACGGGAGAGCTCCGTCGCTTCGTGAACATGTATGTCAACGAAGAAGACATTCGCTTTCTGAAAGGGAAGGAGACCTCCCTCAAGGATGGCGATGAAGTCTCCATCGTCCCGGCGATCGCGGGAGGGTAG
- a CDS encoding NIL domain-containing protein, producing the protein MAHLRFHIRFPEDKIREPIIYQIGREYNVVTDVRRADVRETTGWADVELSGDTAEIERAVAGLRAKGCVVDPIELNVVE; encoded by the coding sequence ATGGCACACTTGCGATTCCATATTCGCTTTCCCGAAGACAAAATCCGAGAGCCGATCATCTATCAGATCGGGCGCGAGTATAACGTCGTGACCGATGTCAGACGAGCCGATGTCCGCGAGACGACCGGATGGGCCGATGTGGAACTCTCCGGCGACACTGCCGAGATCGAGCGGGCCGTCGCCGGACTGCGAGCCAAAGGCTGCGTCGTCGATCCGATTGAATTGAATGTGGTGGAATGA
- the moeB gene encoding molybdopterin-synthase adenylyltransferase MoeB, translating to MELTEQEIERYSRHIILQDVGGKGQLKLKRAKVLLIGAGGLGSPAGLYLAAAGIGTIGLVDGDVVDLSNLQRQIMHSTATLGQPKVESGRKTLSAINPEITINAYHQLVDAENILPLVSQYDIVLDGSDNFTTRFLVNDACFFAKKTLISASMFRFEGQLTSIKPHQGYPCYRCLYPEPPPAGLVPNCQEAGVLGVLAGTMGVLQASEAIKEILGIGETIADKLLIYDALEMKFRKVGRPKDPACPLCGPHPKIKDLSLDYAVSCTI from the coding sequence ATGGAACTCACCGAACAAGAAATCGAACGGTACAGTCGGCACATTATCCTCCAGGACGTGGGAGGCAAGGGGCAACTCAAGCTCAAGCGGGCCAAGGTCCTCCTCATCGGCGCGGGGGGTCTCGGCTCTCCTGCCGGGCTCTATCTTGCCGCCGCCGGCATCGGAACAATCGGGCTTGTCGACGGCGATGTCGTAGACCTCTCAAATTTGCAACGACAGATCATGCACTCGACCGCCACGCTCGGGCAGCCCAAGGTCGAGTCCGGACGGAAAACCTTGTCGGCCATTAACCCTGAAATTACGATCAACGCGTACCATCAGCTCGTCGATGCCGAGAACATTCTCCCGCTCGTCTCCCAGTATGACATCGTGCTGGACGGATCGGACAATTTCACGACGCGGTTTCTGGTGAACGACGCCTGTTTCTTTGCCAAGAAAACATTGATCTCCGCCAGCATGTTTCGATTCGAGGGGCAGCTGACGTCGATCAAGCCGCACCAAGGCTATCCCTGCTATCGATGCCTCTATCCCGAACCTCCGCCGGCCGGGCTGGTCCCCAATTGCCAAGAAGCCGGCGTGCTTGGCGTTTTGGCCGGCACGATGGGGGTTCTCCAGGCCTCGGAAGCGATCAAGGAAATCCTGGGCATCGGCGAAACGATCGCCGATAAATTGTTGATCTACGATGCGCTCGAGATGAAGTTCCGAAAGGTCGGCCGGCCCAAAGATCCTGCCTGCCCGCTCTGCGGGCCACATCCCAAGATCAAGGATTTGAGCCTGGATTATGCCGTCAGCTGCACCATCTAG
- a CDS encoding Mov34/MPN/PAD-1 family protein — protein sequence MADLVIPQPILDDIIAHAKELAPYECCGLLAGTDGVVSRIYRIKNIVAMEGAHNLSSFDSAKAAHLERLSPAERAEIAFVMDMQDFSTAKKDMRNNGLDLQVVYHSHPHDPARPSVTDIKIATDYEEIWPKINLPLPAYLLVSLMHSEPDVKTYWIKSGRVTPADVLIR from the coding sequence GTGGCTGACTTAGTCATTCCACAACCCATCCTCGACGACATTATCGCCCATGCGAAGGAGCTCGCGCCATACGAGTGTTGCGGGCTTCTAGCGGGAACCGATGGTGTGGTCAGCCGCATCTATCGTATCAAGAACATCGTCGCGATGGAGGGGGCGCACAACCTGTCGTCCTTCGACTCGGCAAAAGCCGCGCATCTCGAGCGGCTCTCGCCCGCGGAACGGGCTGAAATCGCCTTCGTGATGGACATGCAGGACTTCTCCACCGCCAAGAAAGACATGCGCAACAATGGACTCGATCTTCAAGTCGTCTACCACTCGCATCCACACGACCCGGCCCGTCCCTCCGTCACCGACATCAAAATCGCCACCGACTACGAAGAGATCTGGCCCAAGATCAACCTGCCCCTTCCCGCCTATCTCCTGGTCTCGCTCATGCATTCGGAACCGGACGTGAAGACCTATTGGATCAAATCCGGCCGGGTCACGCCCGCAGACGTTCTCATTCGCTAA
- a CDS encoding ABC transporter ATP-binding protein, which translates to MKSLLRVLLYLRPHRALAIATLLCAACATAMELVPPWVIKIIIDDVIQAKQASLLPWVIGLLVGAHVLKNVFASLRIRLNNQLEQTVVHDLRRHIFSALQRLSITYFENRSTGEIMSRVTNDTEHVERIFIDGLEGMLTASLTLIGITGLLFMLNWKLAALSLLPIPLLALSASWFTSKVHGYYRETRQSAAELNGYLQDALSGIRETMGFSRQGHEQARFDRLSQTYSEKNLKAMVLWSVYSPGMILVAAFGTVLVLWHGAGEVMEGRLTLGELVLFLSYLAMFYVPINQIHSVNHMLQHALAASERVFEVLDTIPDVADRPGVVAPAHRAHGAVRFDQVRFHYRSDVPVLRGVSAAVPPGERVALVGMSGAGKSTLLKLLMRFYDVTDGAIVIDGKDIRDLPIAYLRQQIGFVQQEPFLFNGTVRDNLLYGDLHADQARLEAAARAARAHEFIAALPEGYDTWIGERGVKLSVGQKQRVSIARVLLKDPPIVIFDEATSNIDTETEVKIREALNELTTGRTTFIIAHRLSTLHDVDRIVVLDDGRLVEDGRHDELLSRGGVYAGLYEAQFQV; encoded by the coding sequence GTGAAGTCCCTTCTTCGCGTCCTCCTGTACCTTCGGCCTCACCGCGCTCTCGCGATCGCCACACTCCTCTGCGCCGCGTGCGCGACGGCGATGGAGTTGGTGCCTCCCTGGGTCATCAAAATCATCATCGACGACGTGATCCAGGCGAAGCAGGCCTCATTGCTGCCATGGGTCATCGGTCTGCTGGTGGGCGCCCATGTGCTCAAGAATGTGTTTGCCTCGCTCAGGATCCGGCTGAATAATCAGCTGGAGCAGACGGTAGTCCACGATCTTCGCCGGCATATCTTCTCCGCCCTCCAACGTCTATCCATCACCTATTTTGAGAATCGTTCGACAGGAGAGATCATGTCCCGGGTGACCAACGACACGGAGCACGTCGAGCGGATCTTCATTGACGGGCTTGAAGGGATGCTCACGGCGTCGCTGACGCTCATCGGGATCACGGGACTCTTGTTCATGCTCAATTGGAAGCTGGCGGCGCTCTCGCTTTTGCCGATTCCATTGCTGGCCTTGTCCGCGAGTTGGTTTACGTCGAAGGTCCACGGGTATTATCGGGAGACCCGTCAGAGCGCCGCCGAACTGAACGGCTATCTGCAAGATGCCTTGTCCGGTATCAGGGAGACTATGGGGTTCAGCCGCCAGGGGCATGAACAAGCCCGCTTCGATCGGCTGAGCCAGACCTATAGTGAGAAGAACCTCAAGGCGATGGTCTTGTGGTCGGTCTATTCGCCGGGAATGATTTTGGTTGCCGCCTTCGGGACCGTCTTAGTCCTCTGGCACGGGGCGGGGGAGGTCATGGAGGGGCGTCTCACCCTGGGCGAGTTGGTCTTGTTCCTTTCCTACCTGGCGATGTTTTACGTGCCCATCAATCAGATTCATTCGGTCAATCATATGTTGCAGCATGCGTTGGCGGCGAGCGAGCGGGTCTTTGAGGTGCTGGATACGATTCCAGACGTCGCCGATCGTCCCGGAGTGGTTGCTCCTGCCCATCGTGCCCACGGAGCCGTTCGATTCGACCAGGTCCGGTTCCACTATCGATCTGACGTGCCCGTCCTGAGAGGGGTTTCAGCGGCCGTGCCGCCAGGAGAGCGCGTGGCGCTGGTCGGGATGAGCGGGGCAGGGAAGAGCACCCTCCTCAAGCTGTTGATGCGGTTTTACGACGTCACCGACGGAGCGATCGTGATCGATGGGAAGGATATCCGTGATCTGCCGATTGCCTACTTACGGCAGCAGATCGGGTTCGTGCAACAGGAGCCGTTCTTGTTCAACGGGACGGTTCGAGACAACCTTCTCTACGGCGATTTGCATGCGGACCAGGCTCGGTTGGAAGCCGCGGCCCGCGCCGCGCGCGCCCATGAGTTTATCGCGGCGTTACCCGAAGGGTATGACACCTGGATCGGCGAACGGGGCGTCAAACTGTCGGTCGGTCAAAAACAGCGGGTTTCGATTGCGCGGGTGTTGTTGAAAGATCCCCCCATCGTCATTTTCGACGAGGCCACGTCGAATATTGATACGGAAACCGAGGTCAAAATCCGGGAGGCCTTGAACGAACTGACGACAGGGCGAACCACGTTCATCATTGCCCACCGATTATCCACGCTTCACGATGTGGACCGGATCGTCGTGCTCGATGACGGTCGACTCGTGGAGGACGGCCGGCATGATGAGCTGCTGAGCCGAGGGGGAGTGTACGCAGGTCTCTATGAAGCTCAATTTCAGGTGTAG
- the def gene encoding peptide deformylase codes for MKLKSGTMLKIAKLGNPILRKVAAPIDPREIKSSEMQRLIDDMFETMYDEPGIGLAAPQVSRSIQLVVMGCKGEGGFPETVLINPSIVYYGPEQVDNWEGCLSVDGLRGKVTRPSLVRVKGLDRKGKALDFEATDLYAVCIQHELDHLIGKVFLDRMTDMSTLTQLDEFSQYWQKEPTNVI; via the coding sequence ATGAAGCTCAAGAGCGGAACGATGCTCAAGATCGCCAAGCTAGGCAATCCTATTCTTCGCAAAGTTGCTGCGCCAATCGATCCGCGCGAGATTAAATCGTCCGAGATGCAGCGGTTGATCGACGATATGTTTGAAACGATGTACGACGAACCGGGCATCGGGTTGGCTGCCCCTCAAGTCTCACGCTCGATTCAACTGGTGGTGATGGGCTGCAAAGGTGAGGGTGGGTTCCCGGAAACGGTCCTCATCAACCCTTCGATCGTGTATTACGGGCCTGAACAAGTGGACAACTGGGAAGGCTGTCTGAGTGTTGATGGACTACGGGGCAAAGTGACCCGACCCTCATTAGTGCGGGTTAAGGGACTGGACCGGAAAGGGAAAGCTCTGGATTTCGAGGCGACGGACCTCTATGCGGTCTGTATTCAGCACGAACTCGATCACTTGATCGGCAAAGTTTTTCTGGATCGCATGACCGATATGTCCACCCTCACGCAACTGGACGAATTTTCGCAGTATTGGCAGAAAGAGCCCACGAACGTAATTTGA
- a CDS encoding HEAT repeat domain-containing protein: MITSLGIAAGIFAGLAQVQTLYAVSDQPARAWSVQIPYEAPPKNQDVPDVSVPPNKDPLTPEEVKRAEALLPLLEGKQEFWAMGEFVHLGEPAVPALVQALTMPSPRIRYNAIETLLMMKGVAGVPALLSTAKESGEIPRVREHALRVAVRLDSTKAPEAIDVMAKDSNPSVRKAAAFEARYVRQKAVISALIPMVSDDERFVALSALQSLWILTRHETEFHDWDTSTKQDRAAWSSEWTEWWDANKETFEIPEPRRPKRSS, translated from the coding sequence GTGATCACCTCTCTAGGCATTGCCGCGGGTATTTTTGCCGGCCTCGCGCAAGTACAGACGCTGTATGCGGTGTCCGATCAGCCCGCGCGGGCATGGTCGGTCCAAATTCCCTATGAAGCGCCACCGAAGAATCAAGATGTGCCGGACGTCTCGGTTCCCCCCAATAAGGACCCGCTCACCCCTGAAGAGGTCAAGCGCGCGGAAGCCTTGTTGCCGTTGCTGGAAGGCAAGCAGGAATTCTGGGCGATGGGAGAATTCGTGCATTTGGGAGAGCCGGCCGTTCCCGCCCTTGTTCAGGCCTTGACCATGCCGAGCCCGCGGATTCGGTACAACGCGATCGAAACCTTGTTGATGATGAAGGGAGTCGCCGGCGTGCCCGCCCTGCTCTCCACCGCAAAGGAGTCCGGCGAAATCCCTCGGGTGCGGGAACATGCCCTGCGCGTTGCCGTTCGCCTGGATTCGACGAAAGCGCCCGAGGCGATCGATGTCATGGCAAAGGACTCCAATCCATCCGTCAGAAAAGCGGCGGCGTTCGAAGCGCGGTATGTCCGGCAGAAGGCCGTGATCTCCGCCTTGATCCCGATGGTGAGCGACGACGAGCGTTTTGTAGCGCTGTCGGCATTGCAATCACTGTGGATTCTGACTCGTCATGAGACCGAGTTTCATGATTGGGACACCTCGACCAAGCAGGATCGTGCCGCATGGTCGAGTGAATGGACCGAGTGGTGGGACGCCAACAAGGAGACCTTTGAGATTCCCGAACCGCGGCGGCCGAAGCGGAGCTCTTAA
- the glgC gene encoding glucose-1-phosphate adenylyltransferase: MKNIFTMILAGGKGERLFPLTDQRAKPAVPFGGKYRIIDFTLSNCLNSGLRKIAVLIQYKSHSLDRHIRTGWNILNAELGEYIASIPPQQRISEDWYRGTADAVYQNMFLIDGEHPEFLLILAGDHVYKMNYAEMYHWLIAKSADAVVGAIDIPVQEATRFGVIAVDKDYRITRFDEKPAHPIPLPNDPAHAFASMGIYLFRTKAIREHLIADAREGSAHDFGKNIIPRMIEQGRVYAFKFQDANNKAVKYWRDIGTLDAYWEANMDLVAVDPQFNLYDSGWPIRTYQGQFPPAKFVFAQDFQGGRMGVALDSIVCGGCIVSGGRVQNSIVSPNVRVQDHADVRESILMENVTIGAQSRIRRAIIDKDVTIPPHTEIGYDREADAQRFTVTESGLVVISKGMKLHAAVDPSG, from the coding sequence ATGAAGAACATTTTCACGATGATCTTGGCCGGCGGCAAAGGGGAGCGACTCTTTCCGTTGACGGACCAACGCGCGAAGCCGGCGGTTCCTTTCGGCGGCAAGTATCGCATCATCGATTTCACGTTGAGCAATTGCCTGAATTCCGGGCTCCGCAAGATCGCGGTTCTCATTCAATACAAATCACACTCGCTCGATCGCCATATCAGGACCGGCTGGAATATTCTCAACGCGGAACTTGGCGAATATATCGCCTCGATCCCTCCTCAACAGCGTATCAGCGAAGATTGGTACCGTGGCACCGCCGATGCCGTGTACCAGAATATGTTCTTGATCGACGGGGAACACCCGGAGTTCCTGCTGATCCTCGCCGGCGATCACGTCTACAAAATGAACTATGCGGAGATGTACCACTGGCTCATCGCCAAGAGCGCGGATGCGGTCGTCGGGGCCATCGACATTCCCGTCCAGGAGGCGACTCGCTTCGGCGTCATCGCCGTCGACAAGGACTACCGGATTACGCGCTTCGATGAAAAACCGGCGCATCCCATTCCGCTCCCCAACGATCCCGCCCATGCCTTCGCGTCGATGGGCATCTATCTGTTCCGCACCAAGGCCATCCGCGAACACCTGATTGCGGACGCTCGAGAGGGCAGCGCGCACGACTTCGGGAAAAACATCATTCCCAGAATGATCGAACAAGGACGTGTGTATGCCTTCAAATTTCAAGATGCCAACAACAAAGCCGTCAAGTACTGGCGCGACATCGGAACGCTCGACGCATACTGGGAAGCGAACATGGATTTGGTCGCCGTCGATCCTCAATTCAATCTGTACGACTCAGGCTGGCCGATCCGAACCTATCAGGGGCAGTTTCCACCGGCCAAGTTCGTCTTCGCGCAGGATTTCCAGGGAGGCCGGATGGGGGTCGCGCTTGACTCGATCGTCTGCGGCGGCTGCATCGTGTCGGGTGGACGGGTCCAAAATTCGATCGTGTCCCCGAATGTCCGCGTACAAGATCACGCGGATGTCCGTGAATCCATTCTCATGGAGAACGTGACGATCGGCGCGCAGAGCCGCATCAGACGCGCCATCATCGACAAGGACGTGACGATCCCGCCGCACACGGAAATCGGGTACGATCGAGAGGCCGATGCGCAACGATTTACCGTCACTGAATCAGGCCTCGTGGTCATCTCAAAAGGAATGAAGCTGCATGCCGCCGTCGATCCATCCGGTTGA
- a CDS encoding helicase-related protein, translating into MPPSIHPVDLIAALRQRHLTPAIVFLTSRRACDEAMEAFNHADLVLPPARQDAIGAALEQVIAQYPSITEHPLIPIVQRIGVAAHHAGHLPSWKIAIEELMRQGHLDAVFATTTLAAGVDFPARTVVITQSSIRKSRDFTDLTIGEVQQVAGRAGRRGKDHVGFAVVTPSPYIDLTVLTKGLTGQPEAIDSQFTISYPMVLNLLKAHPHEQIQGILAKSFAQFQLNQRAELLEHKLDALHSQMEPFGPRVCTDWITQWQTFDHARRHRHTRHQTHRSESPEISARLPFLSPGRVVGLSRGRGIVLRQYRSKGQKTSMLTILRPDGAVTECPVTSVKEIYDRTYDFAETPTYPWCSTDTFDRLSHQLEELPQRLPVLPILISTSREPLPDAIVQSLGDFPCPTCPSRPACQKDFVTASRLRQEQQRHTKSIQALRASLWHRFQERVDVLQKFGYLTLTTQLTSEGEWARLIRIDHSLLITELIRAEAFTGADPSLLAGILASLAHDDDRPGAFPRISAGLSSLLGQVRKLAESLSPYEDPPLLRADVAALVERWVADPTLTWIGLCRLTTMAEGDIYRLLARTLEFLSQVQALKSTHPGLAGSASQAITLIRRGVLEELP; encoded by the coding sequence ATGCCGCCGTCGATCCATCCGGTTGATCTCATCGCGGCGCTCCGCCAACGACATCTCACGCCAGCCATCGTATTTCTCACCTCACGCCGAGCCTGTGACGAGGCGATGGAGGCGTTCAATCACGCCGATCTCGTGCTGCCTCCGGCGCGGCAAGACGCGATCGGTGCGGCTCTCGAGCAGGTCATCGCGCAGTATCCGAGCATTACCGAGCATCCCCTCATTCCCATCGTGCAGCGGATCGGCGTCGCCGCCCATCATGCCGGACATCTGCCTTCTTGGAAAATAGCGATCGAGGAGCTGATGCGACAGGGCCATCTCGATGCGGTCTTCGCCACGACGACCCTGGCGGCAGGTGTCGATTTTCCGGCCCGCACGGTCGTGATCACTCAATCCAGCATCCGCAAATCCCGCGACTTCACCGACCTGACCATCGGCGAAGTCCAGCAGGTCGCCGGACGAGCTGGCCGCCGAGGGAAAGATCACGTCGGGTTTGCGGTCGTGACCCCGTCTCCGTATATCGATCTGACGGTCCTGACCAAAGGGTTGACCGGACAGCCGGAAGCCATCGACAGCCAATTTACCATCAGCTATCCGATGGTCTTGAACCTCTTGAAAGCCCATCCTCACGAACAGATTCAAGGCATCCTCGCCAAGAGTTTCGCTCAGTTCCAACTCAACCAGCGCGCTGAGCTGCTCGAACACAAACTGGACGCACTCCATTCACAAATGGAACCGTTCGGCCCTCGCGTCTGTACGGACTGGATCACCCAATGGCAAACCTTCGACCATGCGCGGAGACACCGCCACACGCGACATCAGACGCATCGATCGGAATCGCCGGAGATTTCTGCTCGGTTGCCGTTCCTGAGCCCTGGGCGCGTCGTCGGGCTCAGCAGAGGCCGTGGGATTGTGCTGCGGCAATACCGGAGTAAAGGCCAAAAGACTTCCATGCTCACCATCTTACGACCGGACGGGGCCGTCACCGAATGCCCGGTCACCAGCGTGAAAGAGATCTACGACCGCACGTACGACTTCGCGGAGACGCCGACCTATCCTTGGTGTTCCACCGACACGTTCGATCGACTCAGTCATCAGTTGGAAGAACTTCCGCAACGCTTGCCCGTGCTTCCGATACTGATCTCCACCAGTCGCGAGCCGCTGCCCGACGCCATCGTCCAATCGTTGGGAGATTTCCCTTGCCCAACATGCCCTTCGCGGCCGGCCTGCCAGAAAGACTTCGTGACCGCGTCGCGACTACGCCAGGAACAACAGCGCCACACGAAATCCATACAAGCGCTGCGGGCCAGTTTGTGGCATCGCTTCCAAGAGCGTGTGGACGTCTTGCAAAAGTTCGGGTATCTCACGCTGACGACCCAATTGACGAGCGAAGGAGAATGGGCACGGCTGATCCGGATCGACCATTCGTTGCTGATTACCGAGCTGATCCGCGCGGAAGCTTTTACGGGGGCAGACCCGTCTCTCCTCGCCGGCATCTTGGCCAGTCTGGCCCACGACGACGATCGTCCCGGCGCATTTCCGCGCATCAGTGCCGGGCTGAGTTCCCTGCTCGGGCAGGTTCGCAAGTTGGCGGAGAGTTTATCTCCCTATGAAGATCCTCCCCTCCTACGCGCCGATGTGGCCGCCTTGGTTGAGCGCTGGGTCGCCGACCCCACCCTCACATGGATTGGGCTCTGTCGACTGACCACGATGGCGGAAGGCGACATCTATCGACTGCTGGCCAGGACCTTGGAGTTTCTGTCACAAGTGCAGGCCTTAAAATCGACTCATCCCGGCCTCGCCGGATCCGCTTCGCAGGCGATCACCTTGATCCGCCGGGGAGTATTGGAGGAACTGCCATGA
- a CDS encoding DEAD/DEAH box helicase — protein sequence MTTDELEQLLAQQPVALLHRLARGRVHRQFRAGKRRLIELLLQHSSQNLAGLESDLQTLIEERQSRSEPRPSQTPRPSLPPPKKASLRGTDSEPLESAVSLSAWLEGIGVPSPQPFVPDPWQTEALSAVSETDVVISVPTGSGKTYVAVEAARRAMEDNRTVIYTSPLKALSNTKYTEFSKIFGSDTVGILTGDRQENGQAPLLIMTTEILRNLLYDAASGEIDIRLDTLGLVILDESQYLADPERGVVWEETIIFCPAQARLLLLSASIGNPQDIADWLTSIRSTACRLVRHSKRTVPLRAGYLHPNGKLTPLFRTPGIPYGHPNQLHPEAKRLFLEYEDETLPSGRHRR from the coding sequence ATGACCACCGACGAACTGGAACAATTACTGGCCCAACAACCGGTCGCGTTGTTGCATCGCCTGGCGCGGGGACGCGTCCATCGGCAGTTTCGCGCCGGCAAGCGGCGACTGATCGAGCTGTTGCTTCAGCATTCAAGTCAAAATCTTGCCGGCCTCGAATCCGACCTGCAGACGTTGATCGAAGAACGGCAATCTCGATCAGAACCAAGACCGTCACAGACTCCTCGCCCTTCCCTCCCCCCTCCCAAGAAAGCCTCGCTGCGGGGAACGGACTCGGAGCCGTTGGAATCCGCCGTCTCTCTCTCAGCTTGGCTGGAAGGAATCGGCGTCCCTTCTCCCCAGCCGTTTGTACCGGACCCTTGGCAAACCGAGGCCTTATCCGCCGTGAGTGAGACCGATGTCGTGATCAGTGTCCCAACTGGAAGCGGCAAAACGTATGTGGCCGTTGAGGCAGCCCGTCGGGCCATGGAGGACAATCGCACCGTTATCTACACGTCACCGCTCAAGGCCTTGTCCAACACCAAGTACACTGAGTTTTCGAAAATCTTCGGATCGGACACAGTGGGTATTCTGACCGGCGATCGTCAGGAAAACGGGCAAGCCCCATTGCTCATCATGACCACGGAAATTTTGCGCAATCTGCTCTATGATGCCGCCAGCGGCGAAATCGATATCAGGCTGGATACGCTGGGGCTGGTGATTCTGGACGAATCGCAATACCTCGCCGACCCCGAGCGAGGGGTGGTGTGGGAAGAAACCATCATCTTTTGTCCCGCACAGGCCCGACTCCTCTTGCTCTCCGCCTCGATCGGAAACCCCCAGGACATCGCCGATTGGCTGACCTCAATCCGATCCACTGCCTGCCGGCTCGTACGTCACAGCAAACGCACCGTGCCCCTCAGAGCCGGGTATCTGCATCCGAACGGGAAATTGACGCCGCTGTTTAGAACGCCGGGGATCCCCTACGGACATCCCAATCAACTCCATCCAGAAGCCAAGCGCCTCTTCCTTGAGTATGAAGACGAAACCCTCCCATCCGGACGGCACAGACGATAA